The following is a genomic window from Phaseolus vulgaris cultivar G19833 chromosome 6, P. vulgaris v2.0, whole genome shotgun sequence.
TTGGTAGGGGGCGGCAAGCTTCCTCAGGTGGTGGCCAttggaaaagtctatgaagagaccaccaccttacataacgctCCCCTCTCCCCtcatgtggcgaaggtaacagttgaaagtACGAGTAcatgatgctcgtgttccactaccttcagatgaggtaaccacagTGGctgatgcatttcagacattcgttgcctggcccagacaCCTCATTCGAATTATGTCAAAACCTCtggtaataatttcatttcattatattaatttatatttatatattacatctaatttaatacaaatgttctttattttgtagaaacctcGTCGGAAACCAAGTCCAGAAAAGAAGCATGAGGTTCTggttgacgatcctatagcttccttaGCGGTAGCTGCTAGACAGATTGGTCCAGAACCTTTTGAAGTTCCATGGGATTATACATTTTTTCAAGTAAACACTGAACTATCACTGTACATATACATGACagatttattagaatttgtagCTGGGGATCAtgagctcaatataaatataattaaattttttatgatgtaagtatctttactatatttcaatttactttatgttaaattattattgattatgatTTAACTAATAcgttgtaggtttttgcatggagTCTGTCTCACTaaggagaaggaaaatgtgtatggattcttagatcctgcatatactaatctcACTGGAGCAAAGACAAATGAGACTcaatcatacatcactaacaccctggaaaaagagggaaaacaaatttatttatgcccttatattaatgagtaagtttaattatatatatatatgtcgtcaattattactatttcatgttttaaatatttactaactcttttcatggatgatataagCATCATTGGTAGTTAcctgtcttatcaatggttgataagactacTGTGTGGTTttttccctacacaagaagatatcCCCAAGtcttaagaatatcattgatacgtaagtacactataaacttaactCTGTATGTtgctaattaaccatctactaacgaggtttttttgtattaacatCCTGAAAGGTCGAtccaattcaaattttcaaaatttgaactggataagactaaaggtttgtaattttttttctttctcttttcattgtttattaatatactaacttttactttttattgaattatagaaTAATAAACAACCATGAAGCTATGAGCGTGGCTATtacgttatgcaatggatgattatcATTGTTAGACTAGGCCTAAAAAGTGATTGGAAAgaggtaacatgatatgttaaattattttttataattcttgaatatatatgtatcttaaaactaatttatgtcaaccatATTTTGAAATGCATTTCTTCACGGATGAAACACCAATGAGTTCGGAAGCCGTAGCATATGTGAAACATTCTTGGTCCAAATATTTCCTAAattttataactctaggatggttgatcaatagtgtaggatttatatataatttgattagttgtaatacattttgatcaatatatatttgattatctgaatttatgtatttgtctgaCTGGGTATATATAATTGAACAGGTTAATTTATATGGGAATTAGCACTAAACAAAttgcactaaaaaaattatttacaaggCGGTTATTTACCATAGCCGCACTTATAAATCTAGTGCTAAAGAGAATGTTTAATATGTGCCTATAGTGTGAGACCGTCTAGTGGatctttacatttttttatcagcaaaaaagaataaataaatatgaaccacttcaggggtggtccaaccttATCTCGTCTTTTTCAAAATCCTTATGCCTGGGAGCTAGTGCACTGATTAGGTCAAGAGGTCGAAAGGTCGAGAGGTCGTCAGCATGATAAAAGCTAAactgaaataattaaatagaggAATAAGAAAACATTGTGCCAAAGCCCAATAAGTAAGCCCAAAACGTTTAGAGTATATTTAATAATTGCAAGGTGCGAAAAGTAAAAACTTAATCAAGTCAAAGCCCAACAAGTGAAcactataaataggtgatcTACTCAAGAGGCAAGTAgagtgattttattttataattgatCAAATTGATTATGACTTTATTCTGAGCACAAAAATCGAGAGTTAAACCCAACCTAGCAGACAAGTGAAAGCCCATGTCCAACAATCAAGAACTAGCCCAAACTCAATCTAATAGATCTAGTAGCCCAAAGCCCAAAATAGTAGCGAGAGCTCGAGGGACcgagaagagaagaagaaggttATTTGTTTCTAAGATCCTTTAACATTTATCTTGAGctaattgttatattttttttatcttatgtcTAATTTTATATATGGATTGAGATAAAGTAAGTAGTtccttttatttaattatttttagcaATACAAAATACTACACGGTTAATACGCGCAAAATGcataagtaaataaataaaaagttgtaGACTAATAATAGTGATTGCAAAGAGTTGATACCActttcataatatttatttgttttacatGAATCAAAACTTATCCATTGAACTGTGAATGTATGGTATGAGCAGTTCATTAAGTTCAACCCTTTATGCACTTATCAATAGGGAATGAAAGTTTAATCTTGCAGCCTACTGGGAGTTGTATCAATTTCTGAGGTTTAAACCCCAAATTAGGCATACTGGCAACCAAACAAGTACAAAGTTTTTGAATAGCTGCAGGATTGTTGGCTTTTCCAAACACTTGAGCAGCTCCAGCACAACACCTTGGACTTGGAATCCCAAACTCTGGATTAATCAAATAAGGCACACATGGTGAAAATAATGGATTATACTCATCACAGCTAGCAGGCATTTGACCTTCACTCAATCTTGTTATGGCCAAACCATAACCCATAACAAACATCACCATAGCCAAAACCTTCATCTTTTCTCTTTATTCTCTATGTTTCTCTGCTTTCACTCTTATCAACTTATGTCTTCATCATTCTTACCATCCCATTACTTATATCACTAGAATAAATTATATCACtataataaaatcatgaaatagaaaccaattttagagacaaaaaataattagttgctatagtgactaaattagagaccattttagggactaaataaatttttagtttctattattgttagatggtttctaaattggtatctaattagcaaccaaagattttgctaccaaatttagaaactaaataattggtagttaaaacctgggtagctaattagataccaatttagaaattatttaactttaaaaatcattcttttttattttttaaatggtctctaatttagttactattgcaattaattattttggtctctaaaattaaaaattggtttgtatttgatgattttcttgtaatagtgTATACACACTTAATACTATGCATTATAactcattaatattttttagtcaaGCTACTC
Proteins encoded in this region:
- the LOC137833348 gene encoding non-specific lipid-transfer protein D, cotyledon-specific isoform-like; this encodes MKVLAMVMFVMGYGLAITRLSEGQMPASCDEYNPLFSPCVPYLINPEFGIPSPRCCAGAAQVFGKANNPAAIQKLCTCLVASMPNLGFKPQKLIQLPVGCKIKLSFPIDKCIKG